Proteins encoded within one genomic window of Bradyrhizobium sp. CB1717:
- a CDS encoding cold-shock protein codes for MATGTVKWFNGQKGFGFIQPDDGGNDVFVHVSAVERAGLAGLAEGQKVNFEVKADKMRGKVSAENLSLA; via the coding sequence ATGGCGACAGGTACAGTGAAGTGGTTCAACGGCCAGAAGGGTTTTGGATTCATTCAGCCCGACGACGGCGGCAATGACGTGTTCGTTCACGTCAGCGCGGTCGAGCGGGCAGGTCTTGCGGGTCTCGCCGAGGGCCAGAAGGTCAACTTCGAGGTCAAGGCCGACAAGATGCGGGGCAAGGTCAGCGCAGAGAACCTCTCGCTGGCTTGA
- the frc gene encoding formyl-CoA transferase: MTKALTGVRILDFTHVQSGPTCTQLLAWFGADVIKVERPGVGDITRGQLQDIPNVDSLYFTMLNHNKRSITLDTKNPKGKEVLTELIKKCDILVENFGPGVLDRMGFPWEKIHSLNPRMIVASIKGFGPGPYEDCKVYENVAQCTGGAASTTGFRDGLPLVTGAQIGDTGTGLHLAIGILAALHQRTTTGKGQKVTAAMQDGVLNLARVKLRDQQRLAHGPLKEYSQFGEGVPFGDAVPRAGNDSGGGQPGRILKCKGWETDPNAYIYFITQAPVWEKICDVIGEPTWKTDPNYAKPPARLPRLNEIFARIEQWTMTKTKFEAMEILNKDDIPCGPILSMKEIAEDQSLRATGTVVEVDHPTRGKYISVGNPIKLSDSPSEVERSPLLGEHTDEILRSVLGFSDHQVADIHKSGALDPPQKQAAE; the protein is encoded by the coding sequence ATGACCAAAGCGCTCACGGGCGTTCGCATTCTCGACTTCACCCACGTCCAGTCCGGACCGACCTGCACGCAGCTGCTGGCCTGGTTCGGCGCCGACGTGATCAAGGTGGAACGCCCGGGCGTGGGTGACATCACCCGCGGCCAGTTGCAGGACATCCCGAACGTGGACAGCCTGTATTTCACCATGCTCAACCACAACAAGCGCTCGATCACGCTCGACACCAAGAACCCCAAGGGCAAGGAAGTCCTCACCGAGCTGATCAAGAAGTGCGACATCCTGGTGGAAAACTTCGGCCCCGGCGTGCTCGACCGCATGGGCTTCCCCTGGGAGAAGATCCACAGCCTCAACCCGAGGATGATCGTCGCCTCGATCAAGGGCTTTGGTCCCGGACCGTATGAAGACTGCAAGGTCTATGAGAACGTCGCGCAGTGCACCGGCGGCGCCGCCTCGACCACCGGCTTCCGCGACGGCCTGCCGCTTGTCACCGGCGCGCAGATCGGCGACACCGGCACCGGCCTGCATCTCGCGATCGGCATCCTGGCCGCGCTCCACCAGCGCACCACGACCGGCAAGGGCCAGAAGGTCACCGCCGCGATGCAGGACGGCGTGCTCAACCTCGCCCGCGTCAAGCTGCGCGACCAGCAGCGCCTCGCCCATGGACCGCTGAAGGAATACAGCCAGTTCGGCGAAGGCGTTCCGTTCGGCGATGCCGTGCCGCGCGCCGGCAACGATTCCGGCGGCGGCCAGCCCGGCCGCATCCTGAAGTGCAAGGGCTGGGAGACCGATCCCAACGCCTACATCTACTTCATCACCCAGGCTCCGGTCTGGGAGAAGATCTGCGACGTGATCGGCGAGCCGACCTGGAAGACCGATCCGAACTACGCCAAGCCGCCGGCCCGTCTGCCGCGGCTCAACGAGATCTTCGCCCGCATCGAGCAGTGGACGATGACCAAGACCAAGTTCGAGGCGATGGAGATCCTCAACAAGGACGACATCCCCTGCGGCCCGATCCTGTCGATGAAGGAAATCGCCGAGGACCAGTCGCTGCGCGCGACCGGCACCGTGGTCGAGGTCGACCACCCCACCCGCGGCAAGTACATCTCGGTCGGCAACCCGATCAAGCTGTCGGATAGCCCGAGCGAGGTGGAGCGTTCGCCGCTGCTCGGCGAGCACACCGACGAGATCCTGCGCTCGGTGCTGGGCTTCTCGGACCACCAGGTCGCCGACATCCACAAGTCGGGCGCGCTCGATCCGCCGCAGAAGCAGGCCGCTGAGTAA
- the oxc gene encoding oxalyl-CoA decarboxylase — MLNTATKSEAPGTEQELTDGFHLVIDALKLNGINTIYNVPGIPITDLGRMAQAAGIRVISFRHEQNAGYAAGIAGYLTKKPGVCLTVSAPGFLNGLTALAHATTNCYPMILVSGSSEREIVDLQQGDYEEMDQLAIAKPLCKAAYRVLHAQDIGIGFARAIRAAVSGRPGGVYLDLPAKLFGQVMNAEAGQKSLVKVIDAAPAQIPSPASVKRALDVLKSAKRPLIILGKGAAYAQADEEIKSFVEKSGVPFLPMSMAKGLLPDTHPQCAGAARSTVLKDSDVVMLIGARLNWLLSHGKGKSWGETPKKFIQVDIEPKEMDSNVEIVAPVVGDIGSVVSAFNQAIGAGWTAPADWTKAVSTKREENVAKMAPKLMNNKSPMDYHGALGVLKNVIKEYPEAILVNEGANTLDLARGVIDMYKPRKRLDVGTWGVMGIGMGQAIAAALETGHPVLAVEGDSAFGFSGMEVETICRYNLPICVVIFNNDGIYRGTDVNGANDDPATTVFVKGARYDKMMEAFGGVGVNATSPDELKRAVNEAMKSGKPTLINAVIDPAAGSESGRIGNLNPQSVLQKKK, encoded by the coding sequence ATGCTGAATACCGCGACCAAGTCCGAAGCACCGGGCACCGAGCAGGAACTGACGGATGGCTTCCATCTCGTCATCGACGCGCTCAAGCTGAACGGCATCAACACCATCTATAATGTGCCGGGCATCCCGATCACGGATTTGGGCCGCATGGCGCAGGCCGCCGGCATTCGCGTGATCTCCTTCCGCCACGAGCAGAACGCCGGCTACGCCGCGGGCATCGCCGGCTACCTCACCAAGAAGCCCGGCGTCTGCCTCACGGTGTCGGCGCCCGGCTTCCTCAACGGCCTCACCGCGCTCGCGCACGCCACCACCAACTGCTATCCGATGATCCTGGTCTCGGGTTCCTCCGAGCGCGAGATCGTCGACCTCCAGCAGGGCGACTACGAGGAAATGGACCAGCTCGCGATTGCCAAGCCCCTGTGCAAGGCGGCCTATCGCGTGCTGCACGCCCAGGACATCGGCATCGGCTTTGCCCGCGCCATCCGCGCCGCGGTGTCGGGCCGCCCGGGCGGCGTCTATCTCGACCTGCCGGCAAAGCTGTTCGGCCAGGTGATGAACGCCGAGGCCGGCCAGAAGTCGCTGGTCAAGGTGATCGACGCAGCCCCTGCGCAGATCCCCTCGCCCGCTTCGGTCAAGCGCGCGCTCGACGTGCTCAAGAGCGCAAAGCGTCCGCTCATCATTCTCGGCAAGGGCGCGGCCTACGCGCAGGCCGATGAAGAGATCAAGAGCTTCGTCGAGAAGAGCGGCGTGCCGTTCCTCCCGATGAGCATGGCCAAGGGCCTGCTGCCCGACACCCATCCGCAATGCGCCGGCGCGGCCCGCTCGACCGTGCTGAAGGATTCCGACGTCGTCATGCTGATCGGCGCGCGGTTGAACTGGCTGCTGTCGCACGGCAAGGGCAAGAGCTGGGGCGAAACGCCGAAGAAGTTCATCCAGGTCGACATCGAGCCGAAGGAAATGGACTCCAACGTCGAGATCGTCGCGCCCGTCGTCGGCGACATCGGCTCGGTCGTCTCGGCCTTCAACCAGGCCATCGGTGCGGGTTGGACCGCGCCGGCCGACTGGACCAAGGCCGTCTCGACCAAGCGCGAAGAGAACGTCGCCAAGATGGCGCCGAAGCTCATGAACAACAAGTCGCCGATGGACTATCACGGCGCGCTCGGCGTCTTGAAGAACGTCATCAAGGAGTATCCCGAGGCGATCCTCGTCAACGAAGGCGCCAACACACTCGACCTCGCCCGCGGCGTCATCGACATGTACAAGCCGCGCAAGCGTCTCGACGTCGGCACCTGGGGCGTGATGGGCATCGGCATGGGCCAGGCGATTGCCGCCGCGCTCGAGACCGGCCACCCCGTGCTCGCGGTGGAAGGCGACTCGGCGTTCGGCTTCTCCGGCATGGAAGTCGAGACCATCTGCCGCTACAACCTGCCGATCTGCGTCGTCATCTTCAACAATGACGGCATCTATCGCGGCACCGACGTCAACGGCGCCAACGATGATCCGGCGACCACCGTGTTCGTCAAGGGCGCGCGCTACGACAAGATGATGGAAGCCTTCGGCGGCGTCGGCGTGAACGCGACCTCGCCGGACGAGCTCAAGCGCGCGGTGAACGAGGCGATGAAGTCCGGCAAGCCGACGCTCATCAACGCGGTGATCGATCCGGCCGCGGGCTCGGAGAGCGGCCGCATCGGCAACCTCAATCCGCAGAGCGTTCTGCAGAAGAAGAAGTAA
- a CDS encoding GntR family transcriptional regulator, with the protein MAEADIAIVRIAPESSFKNKAYDALKEAILKMDIYSTPEPVMLDERALSERLGVSRTPIREAIAMLEQDGFVKTVPRRGIMVVRRTKSEIVDMIRAWAALESMAARLITTTARKKDITALRDFFKDFGKDRLPEDHVEEYSKANIAFHQALISLSESPVLVDLTNDLLLHVRGYRQLTIGRKDRTATSLPEHLGMIEALEARDTELAEKRARDHTLGLAAYVEAHGQELFT; encoded by the coding sequence ATGGCCGAGGCAGACATCGCAATCGTTCGTATTGCCCCGGAGAGCAGCTTCAAGAACAAGGCGTATGACGCCTTGAAGGAAGCCATCCTCAAGATGGACATCTACTCGACGCCCGAGCCGGTGATGCTCGACGAGCGCGCGCTGTCCGAACGCCTGGGCGTCAGCCGCACGCCGATCCGCGAAGCCATCGCGATGCTCGAGCAGGACGGTTTCGTGAAGACCGTGCCGCGCCGCGGCATCATGGTGGTGCGCAGGACCAAGAGCGAGATCGTCGACATGATCCGCGCCTGGGCGGCGCTGGAGAGCATGGCCGCGCGCCTCATCACCACCACCGCGCGCAAGAAGGACATCACGGCGCTGCGCGACTTCTTCAAGGATTTCGGCAAGGACCGTCTGCCCGAGGATCATGTGGAGGAATACTCCAAGGCCAACATCGCCTTCCACCAGGCGCTGATCTCGCTGTCGGAATCGCCGGTGCTGGTCGATCTCACCAACGACCTGCTGCTGCACGTGCGCGGCTATCGCCAGCTGACCATCGGACGCAAGGACCGCACCGCGACGTCCCTGCCCGAGCATCTCGGCATGATCGAAGCACTGGAAGCGCGCGACACCGAGCTCGCCGAGAAGCGCGCCCGCGACCACACCCTCGGCCTTGCCGCTTACGTCGAAGCGCACGGCCAGGAACTGTTCACGTAA
- a CDS encoding transcriptional regulator yields the protein MSAKKTAEPSPESVARAERQRLAAEEGARAVADVERRAVDIRKNMARLRELREAKEAAEQAAEANLRASVPAPAPKKRTRKSLG from the coding sequence ATGAGCGCGAAGAAAACGGCCGAACCGTCACCCGAATCCGTCGCGCGGGCCGAGCGTCAACGCCTTGCCGCCGAAGAGGGCGCGCGGGCGGTCGCGGATGTCGAAAGGCGCGCTGTCGATATCCGCAAGAACATGGCGCGGCTTCGCGAGCTGCGTGAGGCCAAGGAAGCAGCCGAGCAAGCGGCTGAGGCAAATCTTCGCGCATCGGTGCCCGCGCCTGCACCGAAGAAGCGCACAAGGAAGTCGTTGGGTTAG